A region from the Hypanus sabinus isolate sHypSab1 chromosome 22, sHypSab1.hap1, whole genome shotgun sequence genome encodes:
- the LOC132379367 gene encoding palmitoyltransferase ZDHHC16B-like isoform X1 translates to MRKHLHCVCATMRLLLRCFRLGRRRRIRLLQHVGTYWSYSKLCARSLTYNSFTNSDVVLDSLFEPIYWLVDHVTRWFGVVFVVLVVFLTTTIVLIVYICVLPVILSTYPAGWIAWHLCYGHWNLMQIVFHYYKAVKTLPGHPAQGKNNIPTVSICRKCINPKPPRTHHCSICNRCILKMDHHCPWLNNCVGHYNHRYFFSFCLFMTLGCVYCSVSSRELFMDAYLTINTATAAPIISFQEKIFHKSIIYLWVLCSSPRPQRSHLVAHSPHSRWGDQHREAHQQEGTAEAAAERTGFPKSLSCRQTEQLENVSWNRKTESLDNSFAASILSPTVRKWHDMDTPSGFQRRQDNIGDLMMTVLPKPLLSGMGT, encoded by the exons ATGAGGAAACATCTGCACTGTGTCTGTGCCACGATGCGACTACTCCTCAGGTGCTTCCGACTGGGCCGGAGGCGGCGAATCAGGCTCCTTCAGCACGTTGGCACCTACTGGAGCTACAGCAAGCTGTGCGCCCGCTCCCTGACTTACAACTCCTTCACCAACAGTGACGTGGTCCTTGACTCCCTGTTCGAACCCATCTACTGGTTGGTGGACCACGTGACCCGTTGGTTCGGCGTG GTCTTCGTGGTCCTGGTGGTCTTCTTGACCACCACCATCGTGTTGATTGTCTACATCTGCGTCCTTCCTGTCATCCTGAGTACGTACCCAGCGGGCTGGATCGCTTGGCACCTCTGCTACGGACACTGGAACCTGATGCAGATCGTCTTTCATTACTACAAGGCAGTGAAGACGCTCCCAGGGCACCCAGCACAG GGTAAAAATAACATTCCAACAGTTTCCATCTGCAGGAAGTGTATTAATCCCAAGCCGCCTCGTACCCATCACTGCAGTATATGTAACCG ATGTATCTTGAAGATGGACCATCACTGTC CCTGGCTGAATAACTGCGTGGGTCACTACAATCACCGCTACTTCTTCTCCTTTTGCCTGTTTATGACGCTAGGCTGTGTTTACTGCAGCGTAAGCAGCAGGGAGCTGTTTATGGACGCCTACCTCACCATCAAT ACGGCCACTGCAGCTCCCATTATATCATTCCAGGAAAAGATTTTCCACAAGAGTATCATTTACCTGTGGGTTCTCTGCAG TAGCCCTCGCCCTCAGCGGTCTCACCTTGTGGCACACAGTCCTCATTCTCGGTGGGGAGACCAGCATCGAGAGGCACATCAACAAGAAGGAACGGCAGAGGCAGCAGCAGAAAGGACGG GTTTTCCGAAATCCTTATCATGCAGGCAAACTGAACAACTTGAAAATGTTTCTTGGAATAGAAAAACAGAG TCACTGGATAACTCGTTTGCTGCTTCCATCCTCTCACCTACCGTACGGAAATGGCATGACATGGACACTCCCAGCGGCTTTCAGCGTAGACAAGACAATATTGGCGATTTGATGATGACAGTGTTGCCAAAACCTTTGCTGAGCGGGATGGGGACGTGA
- the LOC132379367 gene encoding palmitoyltransferase ZDHHC16-like isoform X2, with protein sequence MRKHLHCVCATMRLLLRCFRLGRRRRIRLLQHVGTYWSYSKLCARSLTYNSFTNSDVVLDSLFEPIYWLVDHVTRWFGVVFVVLVVFLTTTIVLIVYICVLPVILSTYPAGWIAWHLCYGHWNLMQIVFHYYKAVKTLPGHPAQGKNNIPTVSICRKCINPKPPRTHHCSICNRCILKMDHHCPWLNNCVGHYNHRYFFSFCLFMTLGCVYCSVSSRELFMDAYLTINTATAAPIISFQEKIFHKSIIYLWVLCSSVALALSGLTLWHTVLILGGETSIERHINKKERQRQQQKGRVFRNPYHAGKLNNLKMFLGIEKQSHWITRLLLPSSHLPYGNGMTWTLPAAFSVDKTILAI encoded by the exons ATGAGGAAACATCTGCACTGTGTCTGTGCCACGATGCGACTACTCCTCAGGTGCTTCCGACTGGGCCGGAGGCGGCGAATCAGGCTCCTTCAGCACGTTGGCACCTACTGGAGCTACAGCAAGCTGTGCGCCCGCTCCCTGACTTACAACTCCTTCACCAACAGTGACGTGGTCCTTGACTCCCTGTTCGAACCCATCTACTGGTTGGTGGACCACGTGACCCGTTGGTTCGGCGTG GTCTTCGTGGTCCTGGTGGTCTTCTTGACCACCACCATCGTGTTGATTGTCTACATCTGCGTCCTTCCTGTCATCCTGAGTACGTACCCAGCGGGCTGGATCGCTTGGCACCTCTGCTACGGACACTGGAACCTGATGCAGATCGTCTTTCATTACTACAAGGCAGTGAAGACGCTCCCAGGGCACCCAGCACAG GGTAAAAATAACATTCCAACAGTTTCCATCTGCAGGAAGTGTATTAATCCCAAGCCGCCTCGTACCCATCACTGCAGTATATGTAACCG ATGTATCTTGAAGATGGACCATCACTGTC CCTGGCTGAATAACTGCGTGGGTCACTACAATCACCGCTACTTCTTCTCCTTTTGCCTGTTTATGACGCTAGGCTGTGTTTACTGCAGCGTAAGCAGCAGGGAGCTGTTTATGGACGCCTACCTCACCATCAAT ACGGCCACTGCAGCTCCCATTATATCATTCCAGGAAAAGATTTTCCACAAGAGTATCATTTACCTGTGGGTTCTCTGCAG CTCAGTAGCCCTCGCCCTCAGCGGTCTCACCTTGTGGCACACAGTCCTCATTCTCGGTGGGGAGACCAGCATCGAGAGGCACATCAACAAGAAGGAACGGCAGAGGCAGCAGCAGAAAGGACGG GTTTTCCGAAATCCTTATCATGCAGGCAAACTGAACAACTTGAAAATGTTTCTTGGAATAGAAAAACAGAG TCACTGGATAACTCGTTTGCTGCTTCCATCCTCTCACCTACCGTACGGAAATGGCATGACATGGACACTCCCAGCGGCTTTCAGCGTAGACAAGACAATATTGGCGATTTGA